A region of Chelonia mydas isolate rCheMyd1 chromosome 7, rCheMyd1.pri.v2, whole genome shotgun sequence DNA encodes the following proteins:
- the IKZF5 gene encoding zinc finger protein Pegasus isoform X2: protein MGEKKPEPLDFVKDFQEYLTQQTHHVNMISGSVSGDNEADALQGAGADGDQNGLDHPSVEVSLDENSGMLVDGFERTFDGKLKCRYCNYASKGTARLIEHIRIHTGEKPHRCHLCPFASAYERHLEAHMRSHTGEKPYKCELCSFRCSDRSNLSHHRRRKHKMVPIKGTRSSLSSKKMWGVLQKKTSNLGYSRRSLINLSPPSMVVQKPDYLNDFTHEIPNIQTEAYESMTKTTQTGGVARDPQDLKIDNPLNQLSTLAGQLSSLPPENQNPASPDVVPCQDEKPFIIQQPTAPAVVSSVSTNIPQSSSPTSPDPRPPHSQRNYSPVAGPSSDRSVHTSTPSISNSQPSTPAPTLPVQDPQLLHHCQHCDMYFADIAEGDLAHPQQEI from the exons ATGGGTGAAAAGAAACCGGAGCCTCTGGACTTTGTAAAAGATTTTCAGGAATATCTTACTCAACAGACACACCATGTAAATATGATTTCTGGATCTGTTAGTGGGGACAATGAAGCAGATGCCCTTCAGGGAG CTGGGGCAGATGGTGATCAGAATGGACTAGATCATCCTTCTGTTGAAGTTTCACTGGATGAAAACTCAGGAATGTTAGTGGATGGGTTTGAAAGGACATTTGATGGAAAACTGAAGTGTCGATATTGCAACTATGCCAGCAAAGGAACAGCACGACTTATAGAGCATATCAGAATTCACACAG gtgaaaAGCCACACAGATGCCATCTATGTCCATTTGCATCAGCCTATGAACGTCATCTGGAAGCGCACATGCGATCACATACTGGTGAAAAACCATATAAATGTGAATTGTGTTCCTTCCGCTGCAGTGACAGAAGTAACCTGTCTCATCATCGTAGACGCAAGCATAAAATGGTACCTATAAAAGGTACTAGGTCTTCCCTGAGCAGCAAGAAAATGTGGGGGGTTTTGCAGAAGAAGACCAGCAATCTGGGATACAGCAGAAGATCATTAATTAATTTGAGCCCACCTTCCATGGTGGTTCAGAAGCCAGACTACCTTAATGATTTCACCCATGAAATCCCAAATATTCAGACTGAAGCATATGAAAGCATGACAAAAACAACACAGACTGGTGGCGTGGCGAGAGATCCACAAGACCTTAAGATAGACAATCCATTAAATCAGCTATCAACATTAGCAGGACAGTTGTCTAGCTTGCCACCTGAAAACCAAAACCCAGCGTCTCCTGATGTTGTACCATGCCAAGATGAAAAGCCTTTTATAATACAGCAACCTACTGCACCAGCAGTAGTTTCATCTGTGTCAACAAATATTCCTCAAAGTTCATCTCCTACTAGCCCAGATCCTCGGCCCCCACACAGTCAAAGAAACTACAGTCCAGTGGCAGGTCCAAGTAGTGATCGCAGCGTCCATACTAGTACTCCTAGCATAAGTAACAGTCAGCCAAGTACTCCAGCTCCAACCCTTCCAGTTCAGGATCCTCAGCTTCTGCATCACTGCCAGCACTGTGACATGTATTTTGCAGACA TTGCTGAAGGAGACCTTGCTCATCCCCAACAAGAAATCTAA
- the IKZF5 gene encoding zinc finger protein Pegasus isoform X1, whose amino-acid sequence MGEKKPEPLDFVKDFQEYLTQQTHHVNMISGSVSGDNEADALQGAGADGDQNGLDHPSVEVSLDENSGMLVDGFERTFDGKLKCRYCNYASKGTARLIEHIRIHTGEKPHRCHLCPFASAYERHLEAHMRSHTGEKPYKCELCSFRCSDRSNLSHHRRRKHKMVPIKGTRSSLSSKKMWGVLQKKTSNLGYSRRSLINLSPPSMVVQKPDYLNDFTHEIPNIQTEAYESMTKTTQTGGVARDPQDLKIDNPLNQLSTLAGQLSSLPPENQNPASPDVVPCQDEKPFIIQQPTAPAVVSSVSTNIPQSSSPTSPDPRPPHSQRNYSPVAGPSSDRSVHTSTPSISNSQPSTPAPTLPVQDPQLLHHCQHCDMYFADNILYTIHMGCHGFENPFQCNICGCKCKNKYDFACHFARGQHNQH is encoded by the exons ATGGGTGAAAAGAAACCGGAGCCTCTGGACTTTGTAAAAGATTTTCAGGAATATCTTACTCAACAGACACACCATGTAAATATGATTTCTGGATCTGTTAGTGGGGACAATGAAGCAGATGCCCTTCAGGGAG CTGGGGCAGATGGTGATCAGAATGGACTAGATCATCCTTCTGTTGAAGTTTCACTGGATGAAAACTCAGGAATGTTAGTGGATGGGTTTGAAAGGACATTTGATGGAAAACTGAAGTGTCGATATTGCAACTATGCCAGCAAAGGAACAGCACGACTTATAGAGCATATCAGAATTCACACAG gtgaaaAGCCACACAGATGCCATCTATGTCCATTTGCATCAGCCTATGAACGTCATCTGGAAGCGCACATGCGATCACATACTGGTGAAAAACCATATAAATGTGAATTGTGTTCCTTCCGCTGCAGTGACAGAAGTAACCTGTCTCATCATCGTAGACGCAAGCATAAAATGGTACCTATAAAAGGTACTAGGTCTTCCCTGAGCAGCAAGAAAATGTGGGGGGTTTTGCAGAAGAAGACCAGCAATCTGGGATACAGCAGAAGATCATTAATTAATTTGAGCCCACCTTCCATGGTGGTTCAGAAGCCAGACTACCTTAATGATTTCACCCATGAAATCCCAAATATTCAGACTGAAGCATATGAAAGCATGACAAAAACAACACAGACTGGTGGCGTGGCGAGAGATCCACAAGACCTTAAGATAGACAATCCATTAAATCAGCTATCAACATTAGCAGGACAGTTGTCTAGCTTGCCACCTGAAAACCAAAACCCAGCGTCTCCTGATGTTGTACCATGCCAAGATGAAAAGCCTTTTATAATACAGCAACCTACTGCACCAGCAGTAGTTTCATCTGTGTCAACAAATATTCCTCAAAGTTCATCTCCTACTAGCCCAGATCCTCGGCCCCCACACAGTCAAAGAAACTACAGTCCAGTGGCAGGTCCAAGTAGTGATCGCAGCGTCCATACTAGTACTCCTAGCATAAGTAACAGTCAGCCAAGTACTCCAGCTCCAACCCTTCCAGTTCAGGATCCTCAGCTTCTGCATCACTGCCAGCACTGTGACATGTATTTTGCAGACAATATCCTTTATACTATTCACATGGGATGTCATGGGTTTGAAAATCCTTTTCAGTGCAACATATGTGGgtgcaaatgtaaaaataaatatgactTTGCTTGCCATTTTGCAAGAGGTCAACATAACCAACATTGA